Proteins from one Hyperolius riggenbachi isolate aHypRig1 chromosome 4, aHypRig1.pri, whole genome shotgun sequence genomic window:
- the PGM3 gene encoding phosphoacetylglucosamine mutase, whose protein sequence is MHLEAVLKSSARHAKPAGLTLQYGTAGFRTKAEHLDHVMYRMGLLAVLRSKNTKSGIGVMVTASHNPEEDNGVKLVDPMGEMLAQEWEVYATNLANAEEHELQTVLTNIIKQESINMQQESFIAIGRDTRPSSENLSRSVIDGVSSLDSKFQDYGLVTTPQLHYVICCRNTNGAYGEPSVEGYYQKLSKAFKELIQQAPGHGSELGCLRVDGANGIGALKLKDMEQYLQPMLSIQFFNDGSKGKLNYMCGADYVKVQQKAPEGLDMKPGERCCSFDGDADRIVYYYNDHDNHFHLLDGDKIATLISTFIKELLSKMNLNVKMAVVQTAYANGSSTRYLEEVMKVPVYCAKTGVKHLHHKAQEFDIGVYFEANGHGTALFSKTAEDQIKRLVHTGATEEIRKSAQMLENVINLINQTVGDAISDMLVIEAILHLKGLTIQKWDEIYPDLPNRQLKVKVADRRVIETTDAERRTIKPPGLQEKIDEIVKIYNLARAFVRPSGTEDVVRIYAEADTQVNADALAHEVCLAAFSLAGGVGDQPQPLP, encoded by the exons ATGCATTTAGAAGCAGTGTTGAAGTCCTCTGCTCGCCATGCCAAGCCAGCTGGACTCACACTGCAGTATGGCACAGCAGGATTCCGGACCAAAGCAGAACACCTGGACCATGTCATGTACCGTATGGGTTTGCTGGCGGTCCTGAGGTCCAAGAACACCAAGTCAGGCATTGGCGTTATGGTAACTGCCTCTCACAACCCTGAG GAGGACAATGGTGTAAAGCTAGTGGATCCCATGGGTGAAATGCTAGCTCAAGAATGGGAGGTGTATGCCACTAACCTGGCTAACGCTGAGGAGCATGAGCTACAAACCGTCCTGACGAATATAATAAAGCAAGAGTCCATAAATATGCAGCAAGAATCCTTCATAGCTATTGGGAGAGATACACG GCCAAGCAGTGAAAACCTTTCCCGTTCTGTGATAGATGGTGTGTCTTCCTTAGATTCTAAATTCCAAG ACTATGGTCTGGTGACAACACCACAGCTACATTACGTTATCTGTTGCCGCAACACAAATGGGGCCTATGGAGAACCATCAGTTGAAGGATATTACCAAAAATTGTCAAAAGCGTTTAAGGAACTTATTCAACAG GCTCCTGGCCATGGGTCTGAACTTGGTTGCTTGCGTGTAGATGGAGCTAATGGTATTGGTGCTTTAAAGCTAAAGGACATGGAGCAGTATCTGCAGCCTATGCTTTCCATACAGTTTTTCAATGATGGCTCAAAGGGGAAACTAAACTATATGTGTGGAGCTGACTATGTGAAAGTGCAGCAAAAAGCACCTGAAG GTCTGGATATGAAGCCTGGTGAGCGATGTTGTTCCTTTGATGGAGATGCTGACCGTATTGTATACTACTACAATGACCATGATAATCACTTTCATCTTCTTGATGGGGACAAAATTGCTACTTTAATAAGCACTTTTATCAAAGAACTTTTGTCAAAG AtgaatttaaatgtaaaaatggcaGTTGTGCAGACCGCATATGCCAATGGGAGCTCTACCCGCTATCTGGAAGAAGTTATGAAG GTCCCTGTATACTGTGCAAAAACAGGAGTAAAGCATTTACACCACAAGGCACAGGAGTTTGATATCGGGGTGTATTTTGAAGCTAATGGTCATGGCACA GCACTTTTTAGCAAAACAGCTGAGGATCAGATAAAACGACTAGTCCATACAGGAGCCACTGAAGAAATAAGAAAATCTGCACAAATGCTTGAAAATGTCATTAATCTAATTAATCAG ACAGTAGGAGACGCCATATCTGACATGCTCGTGATTGAAGCAATACTTCATCTGAAAGGTCTTACCATACAGAAATGGGATGAGATTTATCCCGACCTTCCTAATCGCCAGCTGAAAGTCAAG GTGGCAGACAGAAGGGTGATTGAAACAACTGATGCTGAGAGACGCACCATAAAACCACCAGGATTGCAGGAGAAAATAGATGAAATTGTCAAGATCTACAATCTGGCCAGAGCTTTTGTTCGCCCTTCAGGAACAGAAGATGTAGTGAGAATTTATGCAGAGGCAGACACTCAG GTGAATGCAGATGCCTTGGCACATGAGGTGTGCTTAGCAGCCTTTTCACTTGCTGGAGGAGTTGGGGATCAGCCGCAGCCTTTGCCATGA